The following proteins come from a genomic window of Paenibacillus sp. CAA11:
- a CDS encoding ABC transporter ATP-binding protein: MKQMKAYFTFVKPYKKWIILTLLIGMLKFGIPSLLPLVLKYVVDDLLMNGALTAARKINHLLLVLGGSLFLFIVIRGPVEYYRQYFAQYITAKILFDLRNKLYEHLQRLSLRYYQNTKIGEIISRFINDAEQTKNIVEVGLMNVWLDLFTLVFVLGFMLYLNPVLTLVAIAVLPLYALSVNLLYKRLKKLTKDRSAALAGIQAYLHERMQGISVIRSFALERHEQKQFAGINGNFLKRAMAHSRWNAWTFAIINTLTDIAPLLVIGYGGYEVIQGNLTLGTFVAFFGYLDRLYAPLRRLINSSTVLTQASASWERVIELLREPYDMTDLPEAKLLKPGPAGVVFDKVWFKYNDSGDWVLKNISLDVTPGQTVAFVGMSGGGKSSLVGLIPRFYDIQKGTVSVGGEDVRKLTMHSLRSGIGMVLQENFLFSGSVRDNILLGRPDASEEEIIAAAQAANAHDFIMQLPDGYRTEVGERGVKLSGGQKQRIAIARVFLKNPPILVLDEATSALDLESEHLIQQSLQRLSHSRTTLIVAHRLSTITHADKIYVMKNGEVAESGTHEELMLQAGVYARLYNIQNLSPEDALL; encoded by the coding sequence TTGAAGCAAATGAAAGCCTATTTTACATTCGTTAAGCCTTATAAGAAATGGATTATTCTAACTTTATTAATCGGGATGTTGAAGTTCGGGATTCCATCACTGCTGCCGCTGGTCCTCAAGTATGTTGTGGATGACCTGCTGATGAATGGCGCGTTGACGGCAGCTCGGAAGATCAATCACCTTCTGCTCGTGCTGGGGGGATCCCTGTTCTTATTTATCGTTATTAGAGGGCCTGTAGAATACTACCGGCAGTATTTCGCCCAGTATATAACGGCAAAGATTCTGTTCGATCTTAGAAATAAGCTGTACGAGCATCTTCAACGTTTATCTCTCCGGTATTATCAAAATACTAAAATAGGCGAGATTATCTCAAGGTTCATTAATGATGCCGAGCAGACGAAGAATATTGTGGAAGTCGGTTTAATGAACGTCTGGCTTGACCTGTTTACACTCGTATTTGTTCTCGGGTTCATGCTCTATTTGAATCCCGTTCTCACCTTGGTAGCGATCGCGGTTCTACCGCTATATGCGCTGTCGGTAAATTTGCTGTATAAGCGGCTGAAGAAGCTGACCAAAGACCGCTCTGCTGCACTTGCAGGGATTCAGGCCTACCTTCATGAACGAATGCAGGGAATTTCGGTCATCCGCAGTTTTGCATTGGAACGGCATGAGCAGAAGCAGTTTGCGGGGATTAACGGAAACTTCTTAAAACGGGCGATGGCGCATAGCCGGTGGAACGCATGGACTTTTGCCATCATCAATACTTTAACGGATATAGCTCCGCTCCTGGTCATTGGTTATGGCGGCTATGAAGTCATACAAGGGAATTTGACTCTGGGGACATTTGTGGCCTTCTTCGGGTATTTGGACCGTCTGTATGCGCCATTAAGGCGTCTAATTAACTCCTCCACCGTGTTAACACAGGCCTCAGCTTCGTGGGAGCGTGTTATTGAGCTCCTCCGTGAGCCTTACGATATGACAGATCTCCCTGAAGCGAAATTGCTGAAGCCCGGACCTGCGGGTGTGGTGTTTGATAAGGTCTGGTTCAAGTATAACGACTCTGGAGATTGGGTGCTGAAAAATATTTCCCTAGACGTTACACCTGGACAAACTGTGGCCTTTGTAGGAATGAGCGGTGGGGGCAAGTCCTCGCTCGTTGGATTGATCCCGAGATTTTATGACATTCAGAAGGGGACAGTGAGCGTGGGAGGGGAAGATGTTCGTAAGCTGACCATGCACAGCCTTCGCAGCGGAATTGGCATGGTGCTGCAGGAGAACTTCCTGTTCAGCGGCAGTGTGAGGGATAATATTCTACTCGGGCGGCCAGATGCTTCTGAAGAGGAGATTATTGCTGCGGCACAGGCGGCCAATGCACATGATTTCATCATGCAGCTGCCTGATGGTTACAGAACAGAAGTGGGAGAACGCGGGGTTAAGCTGTCAGGGGGGCAGAAGCAGCGGATTGCGATTGCCCGCGTGTTCCTGAAGAATCCGCCCATTCTTGTGCTGGATGAGGCAACCTCTGCACTGGATCTGGAGTCCGAGCATCTGATTCAGCAGTCTCTGCAGAGGCTGTCCCACAGCAGAACAACGTTAATTGTTGCTCACCGCCTGTCTACCATCACCCATGCCGATAAGATTTATGTGATGAAGAATGGGGAGGTAGCAGAGTCGGGAACCCATGAGGAATTAATGCTGCAAGCTGGTGTGTATGCCCGTCTTTATAACATTCAAAATTTGAGCCCTGAGGATGCACTGCTCTAA
- a CDS encoding DUF441 domain-containing protein, translating into MTQVDITSLLLLLLAALGLFSSNMPVTVAVLVLLLLRVTHLSAAFPWLEKYGLTLGILILTIGVLTPVASGKISPSELMGSFLHWKSLLAIGIGIFVAYLGGRGATLMGSQPTVVAGLLIGTVIGVAFFKGVPVGPLIAAGLLSLLIGKA; encoded by the coding sequence ATGACCCAAGTCGATATCACCTCCCTACTGCTCCTGCTGCTGGCAGCACTAGGATTGTTCAGCAGCAATATGCCGGTAACCGTAGCCGTGCTTGTCCTGCTCCTGCTTCGGGTAACCCACCTGTCAGCAGCTTTTCCCTGGTTGGAGAAGTACGGGCTGACGCTCGGTATTCTAATCCTTACCATCGGAGTCCTTACTCCGGTAGCGAGCGGCAAAATATCCCCGTCTGAGCTGATGGGCTCTTTCTTGCATTGGAAATCTCTGCTTGCTATCGGCATTGGCATCTTCGTTGCTTATTTAGGCGGACGAGGAGCGACCTTAATGGGCAGCCAGCCGACTGTTGTCGCCGGATTGCTGATCGGGACCGTGATCGGGGTCGCCTTCTTCAAAGGGGTTCCGGTAGGTCCCCTCATTGCTGCAGGCCTGCTATCCCTACTCATCGGGAAAGCTTAA
- a CDS encoding YpdA family putative bacillithiol disulfide reductase, which yields MEDVIIIGAGPCGLSAAIECKQRGLSTLILEKHNIVHSIYLYPVNMQFFSTAELLEIGGIPFATPNDKPFRHEAMVYYRKVAEHYKLRIAAYEEAEQITKQPDGTFIIRTNRRSGGPREHHARHVVISSGYFDHPNMIGIPGEDSDKVTHYFREAHPYAGMKVAVIGGSNSAVDAALELRRVGAEVTVIYRGEDLSGNIKPWVRPIFDSAVSKGDIQVRTRSAVIRIEDDFVVVQSMEDGSQEQLANDFVLAMTGFRPDRGLLGASGIQMSADLDKPVFDPATMESNVEGLYVAGVVASGRNANEVFIETGRGHGSLIANHIAGKLAEQKSPASRL from the coding sequence TTGGAAGACGTAATTATTATCGGCGCAGGCCCTTGCGGGCTGTCTGCCGCTATTGAATGTAAGCAGCGCGGACTATCGACGCTCATCCTGGAGAAACACAATATTGTTCACTCCATTTATTTGTATCCAGTAAATATGCAGTTTTTCAGCACCGCAGAGCTGCTTGAGATCGGTGGTATTCCCTTTGCTACACCGAACGACAAGCCTTTTCGCCATGAAGCCATGGTCTATTACCGGAAGGTCGCGGAACATTATAAGCTGCGGATCGCTGCGTACGAAGAAGCAGAACAGATTACGAAGCAGCCGGACGGCACCTTTATCATTCGTACGAATCGCCGGTCTGGCGGACCGCGTGAACACCATGCTCGTCATGTCGTCATCTCATCAGGATACTTTGACCATCCCAATATGATCGGTATTCCTGGCGAGGATTCCGACAAGGTTACTCATTATTTCCGCGAAGCGCATCCTTATGCGGGGATGAAGGTGGCGGTCATCGGAGGAAGTAATTCCGCTGTCGATGCAGCTTTGGAGCTGCGCCGTGTTGGTGCTGAAGTCACGGTCATCTACCGCGGAGAAGACTTGTCCGGCAACATCAAGCCATGGGTTAGACCTATCTTTGATAGTGCAGTATCCAAAGGAGACATTCAGGTACGTACCCGGTCTGCTGTGATACGGATTGAAGATGATTTTGTCGTGGTTCAATCTATGGAGGATGGCAGCCAAGAACAGCTTGCCAATGACTTCGTCCTCGCCATGACCGGCTTCCGGCCGGATCGCGGACTCCTTGGCGCGTCTGGGATTCAAATGTCAGCAGATCTTGATAAGCCCGTCTTTGACCCTGCGACAATGGAGAGTAATGTAGAGGGACTGTATGTTGCAGGGGTCGTAGCTTCCGGACGCAACGCCAATGAAGTGTTTATCGAGACCGGGCGGGGTCACGGCAGCCTTATCGCCAATCATATTGCCGGCAAGCTGGCCGAACAGAAAAGTCCGGCTTCCCGTTTATGA